The Alcaligenes faecalis sequence AAAGTCGATCATGACCTGAACCGCTGCACGGCATTCAGGCTGCGTTTGCTGCAAGGCTTGCATTTGCTCTACCGCCTGCTCCACCGTCAGTTTGCGACGATACAGCAACTTGTAGCTTTCCTTCACAGCCGAAATCGCTTCAGCCGAGAAGTTGCGACGGCCCAGACCTTCGCTATTCACACCGACAGGACGGAAAGGATCGCCTGCGCCGATGACGTAAGGCGGAATGTCCTGACGCACCGAGCTGGTACCACCAATCATGCTGTGCGCACCGATACGACCGAACTGGTGTACAGCCGTCAAACCGCCCAGAATCGCCCAGTCGCCAATATGCACATGGCCGCCCAACTGAACGCTATTGGCAATAATCGTGTGATTGCCGATCTGGCAATCGTGAGCAATATGGGTATAGGCCATGATCCAGTTGTCATTGCCCACACGGGTCACGCCCACATCTTGCACCGTGCCAGTGTTGATGGTGACGTATTCACGAACCATATTGCCATCGCCGATTTCCAGACGAGTCGGTTCATCAGCGTATTTTTTATCTTGCGGCATACCCCCGATGGAGCAGAAACGGTAGAAATGGTTGTTGCGACCAATCGTGGTCACGCCATCAATCACACAGTGAGGGCCCACTTTGGTACCCGCACCGATCGTGACATTGGGTCCGATGATGCTGTACGGCCCAACCTCAACATCATCGGCAAGCTGGGCGCCTGCTTCGATGATGGCCGTTTCATGAATACGCATAAACTATTCTTCCAATTGACGGATAGCACACATGATTTTGGCTTCGGCAACCACTTGGCCATCAACCAAGGCGCGACCTGTGTACTTGCACAAAGCGCGGCTGATGCGGTCAGCCGTCACTTCCAGACGCAATTGGTCGCCTGGCATGACGGGTTTGCGAAAACGCGCTCCGTCCACACCGACTAGGTAATAGGCCAGCTTGTTGTCCACTTTGGCGTACGGATCCTCGGGATCGGTAAAAGAGAACAGCGCGGCTGCCTGAGCCATGGCTTCAATGATCAAGACCCCAGGCATCACCGGCATGTGCGGAAAGTGGCCCGTAAAAAAGGGTTCATTCATCGACACGTTCTTGATGGCAACGATGCTCTTGCCGGGCACCAGTTCCAAGACGCGATCGACCAGCAACATCGGGTAACGATGAGGGAGGCGATCCATAATTTGTCGAATGTCGAGTTCCATGTCCTGTCCTGCTTATTTTTGTTTATTGATATGTTCAGATGATTCATTTGCCCCATCCACCTGCTGACGTTCCAAAGAACGCAGGCGACGGCGCAAACCGCTCAATTGGCCCAACACGGCAGCATTTTTCTGCCAGTCCTGGTGTCCAGCAAAGGGATAAACCCCGGTATAACGTCCAGGCTGGCTAATGTTGGAGGTGACAGCCGTACCGCCGGAGACGTGTACATCATCGCCCAGAACCAGATGGCCCGAGAGCATCGCTGCCCCCGCAATCGTACAACGTGCCCCGATCTGGGTAGAACCAGCCACCCCCACACATGCCGCCATGGCCGTATGTTCGCCGACCTGTACGTTGTGCCCAATCATGATCTGGTTGTCCAGCTTGACACCATTAGCCAACACCGTGTCATCCAATGCACCCCGATCCACCGTGGTATTGGCGCCGATCTCAACGTCGTCACCAATACGTACGTGCCCGATTTGCGCAATCTTGGCCCATGCCCCCTTCCCTTTTACCGGGTCCGGCGCGAAACCAAAACCGTCAGCGCCCAGCACCACCCCTGAATGCAGAATGGCGCGAGCACCAATATGCACCTGGTG is a genomic window containing:
- the lpxA gene encoding acyl-ACP--UDP-N-acetylglucosamine O-acyltransferase yields the protein MRIHETAIIEAGAQLADDVEVGPYSIIGPNVTIGAGTKVGPHCVIDGVTTIGRNNHFYRFCSIGGMPQDKKYADEPTRLEIGDGNMVREYVTINTGTVQDVGVTRVGNDNWIMAYTHIAHDCQIGNHTIIANSVQLGGHVHIGDWAILGGLTAVHQFGRIGAHSMIGGTSSVRQDIPPYVIGAGDPFRPVGVNSEGLGRRNFSAEAISAVKESYKLLYRRKLTVEQAVEQMQALQQTQPECRAAVQVMIDFLNDSSRGICRP
- the fabZ gene encoding 3-hydroxyacyl-ACP dehydratase FabZ, with product MELDIRQIMDRLPHRYPMLLVDRVLELVPGKSIVAIKNVSMNEPFFTGHFPHMPVMPGVLIIEAMAQAAALFSFTDPEDPYAKVDNKLAYYLVGVDGARFRKPVMPGDQLRLEVTADRISRALCKYTGRALVDGQVVAEAKIMCAIRQLEE
- the lpxD gene encoding UDP-3-O-(3-hydroxymyristoyl)glucosamine N-acyltransferase — translated: MPVLLNVDQAVQLSELIDAINKTGLDCKLPEGIKEPMLRIRGLGSLLSAGPEEISFLSNPKMQDLLEQTGAAVVILTPQVYEGLGFAPSFIPVLCSQPYLMYALLAQRFDQVRMAELPTGIHPSAVIDPGAQLGEGVSIGPFCVVEAGVKIGRGTRLGAHCVIGAGSTLGPDCLLHARVTLYHQVHIGARAILHSGVVLGADGFGFAPDPVKGKGAWAKIAQIGHVRIGDDVEIGANTTVDRGALDDTVLANGVKLDNQIMIGHNVQVGEHTAMAACVGVAGSTQIGARCTIAGAAMLSGHLVLGDDVHVSGGTAVTSNISQPGRYTGVYPFAGHQDWQKNAAVLGQLSGLRRRLRSLERQQVDGANESSEHINKQK